In Myxococcota bacterium, the DNA window CGGCCGCGAGCACCCGCCACAGCAGCCGCGCGTCGACCAGCACGAGCAGGGTCACGAGCGGCCCCATCGTGAGGAAGTAGCGCTCGAAGAGGAACGGGCTGCGCGTGACGATCGCGGCATACGCGAAAAGCAGAACGACCAGGAACGCCGACAAGCCGCGCAGGGCTTCGAGGCCGGCGGGCCAGCGGCGATCGGGGCGTGTCCAGAGCGCGATCCCCAGGAGCGCCTTCAGCCCGAGCACCAGGGCCCCGAACTCGAAGCGCAGCATGCTGTGGGCCACGAACTCGAGGTTGCGCGCGTAGACGGCCAACGAGCTGTCGAACTGGTCGAACCAGCGACTTGCCTGGAACACGAAGTCGAAGAACAGGAGCAGCGGCAGCACCGCGGCGGTGGCCGCGAAGACCGGGGCGTTCTCCCAGAGGGTGAAGCGCACCGCCTGCCAGAAGCGTCCGACGATCCCTGCGCCCTCGCCTTCCGCTGTCTGCACCTGACGCCAGCCGCGGAAGAACAGGAACAGACTCGCCGCCGCGCACCACACCCCGAAGGCGGGGTAGAAGGTGTTGAAGAGCAGGAACAGCGACGTGAAGGTGAGGAAGGCATAGCGGCCATAAGAGAGGCGCGCGAAGAAGTGCCGGTAGGCGAACGCGTAGAGCAGCGCGCCGTAGAGCAGGATCACGATCGGGTAGTAGCGGGCCTCGCGCAGGTGGAGGATCAGCGAGATCGACACGCTGAGCATGGCCAGATAGGCGAGCGCCGACAGCTGCCGAGCGCCCGGCCGGCCGCGCAACCCGGGCAGGATCGCGACGAAGAGCAGCGCCAGCCCGAACACCCCGGTGACGGTGTAGGGGAAGCGCAGCCAGAACGTCTTGTCGTGGACGTCGGTGGCGCCTTCGGCCAGGGCCACTCCGATGGCGCCGAGGTAGTAATTCATCCACGGGGCGCCGGTGTAGGCGTCGGTGCGCTCGTCGACCCCGAGCTCGAGCTTTTCCTTCAGGCCGTAGAGCACGTTGGGGCCGTCGTGAACCTTCGGAAAGCCGTAGCGGAGGATGCTGCGGCCGAAGATCACCGAGTCGCCCTCGTCCTCCCAGAGCAGCGGGTAGGAGAGGTGCACGAAGAGCATGGCGCCAAAGACGAAGGCCGCTGCGGCCAACAGCCCGGCCAGCACCGGGCGCGGTACGATTCGAGACGTGGGGGTGGAACTCGCAGCCGGCGCTTCACGGGGCACCGCCGCATCTTAGGGCACGGCACCGCCGCGCGGATCGCAGGGGCGGCGGCTTTGCCCTACGCTGCGCCGCCGTGAGCGCCCTGCGACCTGCCCAGGGCCCGAGCGGCGGCTGACACCATGCCTGCCCCCGGTCTCGGCGCCCCCTCCGACGCCTCCCCCGACGACGCCGATGCCCGCTGCCCCCAGTGCGGCTCCGACGCGCGACACCTCCGCTACCGGATTACCGACTTCCGTGTCTACGACTGCGCGAGCTGCGGCGTCGTATACCTGTGGCCCCAGATCGACGACGACACGGTGCGCGAGCTCTTCCAGACCCTCTACACCGAGGGCGAAGGCTCGGTGCCCGAGCTGAAGACCTACTACGACTTCACCTACCACGACCGGCCCGACAACCCGCTCGTGGACCAGTATGAGCGCTGGCTCGATTCGATCGAACGCGAGCGGCAACCGGGGAAGCTCCTCGACATCGGCTGCGGCACCGGCCTGTTCCTGGCGGTGGCGCGGCGCCGCGGCTGGGAGCCCTACGGCGTGGACGACTGCGTCGAGGCGACGAGTCACGCACGCGACCACTTCGGACTGGATGTCTGGAACGGCCAGTTCACCGAGTTCGCGGCCCGCGAGGGGCTGCGCTTCGACGCG includes these proteins:
- a CDS encoding class I SAM-dependent methyltransferase encodes the protein MPAPGLGAPSDASPDDADARCPQCGSDARHLRYRITDFRVYDCASCGVVYLWPQIDDDTVRELFQTLYTEGEGSVPELKTYYDFTYHDRPDNPLVDQYERWLDSIERERQPGKLLDIGCGTGLFLAVARRRGWEPYGVDDCVEATSHARDHFGLDVWNGQFTEFAAREGLRFDAVTMWDVIEHARDPVGLLRAARSVLEPAGVVAVSTPNQRNLMDDVAGLLYRATGGRLTGPLEKFYIEQHFLYYGPDTLRDAFDRAALDTLTLHREETDLRRLSLAWPVRAGLEALFFTARRLGLENRLFALARLPDAAPAGGAPVGTAPTGPTRA